A genomic stretch from Strix aluco isolate bStrAlu1 chromosome 12, bStrAlu1.hap1, whole genome shotgun sequence includes:
- the LARP6 gene encoding la-related protein 6 isoform X2, whose protein sequence is MDRVIPVQCPPINGGENDDDSDQNWKPPENDLIQKLVAQIEYYFSDENLEKDAFLLKHVRRNKMGYVSVKLLTSFKKVKHLTRDWRTTAYALKYSDILDLNDDNRKVRRNTPVPVFPSENLPTRMLLVYDIHMISELHVLNQQENGCTQERIMEHLLKAFVTFGVISSVRILKPGRDLPLDIRRVSNQYTQLGTQECAVIEFEEVDAAIRAHEFMCAEKKESGMKVVLIGMKPPKKKVPKDKNRDEDTSKSLKKTRSLNKRVEELQFVGDESSANSSSDPESNPTSPLSGRKSTAKNTISNLSPVIHPNNHLSPNVSPRSSPWNSPSSLRKVTKRSPLAEDNKLNPSTSPEILRKCTDYSSDSSITPSGSPWVQRRKAQTVTQEETPVSSPMLARKIQNADGLPVGVLRLPKGPDGTKGFHSGCERRKATKSE, encoded by the exons ATGGATAGGGTGATACCTGTTCAGTGCCCACCTATAAA TGGTGGGGAAAATGATGATGACTCTGATCAGAACTGGAAACCACCAGAAAATGACCTGATCCAGAAGTTAGTAGCACAGATTGAATATTACTTCTCAGACGAGAACCTTGAGAAAGATGCCTTCCTTCTCAAGCATGTGAGAAGAAATAAGATGGGCTATGTCAGTGTTAAACTCCTCACTTCTTTTAAGAAG GTGAAACACCTTACCCGTGACTGGAGAACCACAGCCTATGCACTGAAGTACTCGGACATTCTTGATCTCAATGATGATAACAGAAAAGTTAGAAGAAATACTCCAGTTCCAGTGTTTCCAAGTGAAAACCTCCCTACCAGGATGTTACTGGTGTATGACATCCACATGATTTCTGAACTGCACGTTCTTAATCAACAAGAAAATGGATGCACGCAAGAAAGGATAATGGAGCATCTCCTCAAAGCCTTTGTAACTTTTGGTGTAATTTCATCAGTTCGTATTCTCAAGCCTGGTAGGGATCTACCACTTGATATCAGGAGGGTCAGCAATCAGTACACCCAACTGGGAACTCAGGAATGTGCAGTTATAGAATTTGAAGAAGTAGATGCTGCCATACGTGCTCATGAGTTCATGTGTGCTGAAAAGAAAGAGAGCGGCATGAAAGTTGTCCTAATAGGCATGAAACCTCCAAAGAAAAAAGTTCCCAAAGACAAAAACCGTGATGAAGATACCAGCAAGAGTCTTAAGAAGACTAGATCCCTTAATAAAAGAGTTGAGGAACTTCAGTTTGTTGGGGATGAATCTTCAGCAAATAGCTCTTCTGACCCAGAGAGTAATCCTACATCACCATTGTCAGGACGCAAAAGTACTGCAAAAAACACTATAAGTAATTTGAGCCCTGTCATTCACCCAAACAACCATTTGAGTCCTAATGTGTCACCCAGATCAAGTCCTTGGAACAGTCCATCTTCACTAAGAAAAGTAACCAAAAGGTCTCCGCTGGCTGAAGACAACAAGCTTAACCCAAGTACTAGCCCTGAAATTCTAAGGAAATGTACAGATTATTCCTCGGATAGCAGTATCACTCCTTCTGGTAGCCCCTGGGTACAGAGGAGAAAAGCTCAAACTGTAACCCAAGAGGAGACTCCTGTCAGTAGCCCCATGTTGGCTCGGAAAATACAAAATGCAGATGGTCTGCCTGTAGGGGTGCTGCGGCTGCCTAAAGGTCCTGACGGCACTAAAGGATTCCACAGTGGATGTGAAAGAAGAAAGGCTACTAAGAGTGaataa
- the LARP6 gene encoding la-related protein 6 isoform X3 has translation MLLVYDIHMISELHVLNQQENGCTQERIMEHLLKAFVTFGVISSVRILKPGRDLPLDIRRVSNQYTQLGTQECAVIEFEEVDAAIRAHEFMCAEKKESGMKVVLIGMKPPKKKVPKDKNRDEDTSKSLKKTRSLNKRVEELQFVGDESSANSSSDPESNPTSPLSGRKSTAKNTISNLSPVIHPNNHLSPNVSPRSSPWNSPSSLRKVTKRSPLAEDNKLNPSTSPEILRKCTDYSSDSSITPSGSPWVQRRKAQTVTQEETPVSSPMLARKIQNADGLPVGVLRLPKGPDGTKGFHSGCERRKATKSE, from the coding sequence ATGTTACTGGTGTATGACATCCACATGATTTCTGAACTGCACGTTCTTAATCAACAAGAAAATGGATGCACGCAAGAAAGGATAATGGAGCATCTCCTCAAAGCCTTTGTAACTTTTGGTGTAATTTCATCAGTTCGTATTCTCAAGCCTGGTAGGGATCTACCACTTGATATCAGGAGGGTCAGCAATCAGTACACCCAACTGGGAACTCAGGAATGTGCAGTTATAGAATTTGAAGAAGTAGATGCTGCCATACGTGCTCATGAGTTCATGTGTGCTGAAAAGAAAGAGAGCGGCATGAAAGTTGTCCTAATAGGCATGAAACCTCCAAAGAAAAAAGTTCCCAAAGACAAAAACCGTGATGAAGATACCAGCAAGAGTCTTAAGAAGACTAGATCCCTTAATAAAAGAGTTGAGGAACTTCAGTTTGTTGGGGATGAATCTTCAGCAAATAGCTCTTCTGACCCAGAGAGTAATCCTACATCACCATTGTCAGGACGCAAAAGTACTGCAAAAAACACTATAAGTAATTTGAGCCCTGTCATTCACCCAAACAACCATTTGAGTCCTAATGTGTCACCCAGATCAAGTCCTTGGAACAGTCCATCTTCACTAAGAAAAGTAACCAAAAGGTCTCCGCTGGCTGAAGACAACAAGCTTAACCCAAGTACTAGCCCTGAAATTCTAAGGAAATGTACAGATTATTCCTCGGATAGCAGTATCACTCCTTCTGGTAGCCCCTGGGTACAGAGGAGAAAAGCTCAAACTGTAACCCAAGAGGAGACTCCTGTCAGTAGCCCCATGTTGGCTCGGAAAATACAAAATGCAGATGGTCTGCCTGTAGGGGTGCTGCGGCTGCCTAAAGGTCCTGACGGCACTAAAGGATTCCACAGTGGATGTGAAAGAAGAAAGGCTACTAAGAGTGaataa